The following are from one region of the Magallana gigas chromosome 6, xbMagGiga1.1, whole genome shotgun sequence genome:
- the LOC136276159 gene encoding cysteinyl leukotriene receptor 2-like, whose protein sequence is MFPVGIPGNESSPEVYLEYHIGKNLWKYCSPVMIVLGTIGNIFSIVVLLQKSMRRQTTVMYLVALSFNDMAVLYIGLLRYWILATFEIDVRHFSEFLCKVHIWLVYVTVDTSAWILVVVSFERLALVWYPHITKSVCTRTTAISILVAVVGTLMLINSHIMYGIGDVTKDENNQTTLLQCFFEHEDYQRFYVSIWPWVDLAKFNAIPFSIILFCNICILSNLYKRKQKLNTAVAPQGIKKSKVQSLTITLIALNTTFLISSTPVSIYLAFYETFSADTSSYTTARLVLAWAITNLVMFMNNTINFLLYCVGGENFRRECRRLLTRLKGQPGSEATVMQSTLVEN, encoded by the exons ATGTTTCCAg TGGGAATTCCAGGGAATGAGTCCTCTCCAGAAGTATACCTAGAGTATCATATTGGGAAAAACCTATGGAAATACTGTTCCCCAGTCATGATAGTATTGGGCACCATTGGGAACATCTTCTCCATCGTTGTTCTTCTTCAAAAATCTATGCGCCGCCAAACGACGGTCATGTATTTGGTGGCCCTGTCCTTCAATGATATGGCTGTTCTCTACATAGGCCTTTTGCGATACTGGATCTTGGCAACTTTTGAAATTGATGTCCGCCACTTCAGCGAGTTTCTCTGTAAAGTTCATATATGGTTGGTCTATGTCACTGTGGACACCTCGGCGTGGATTCTAGTAGTCGTATCTTTTGAACGACTTGCATTGGTATGGTATCCACATATTACGAAGTCAGTCTGTACAAGAACAACAGCCATATCAATTCTAGTAGCAGTAGTTGGAACGTTAATGCTAATTAATTCACATATAATGTACGGTATAGGCGATGTTACGAAGGATGAAAACAATCAAACTACATTGCTGCAATGTTTCTTCGAGCACGAAGATTATCAAAGGTTTTATGTCAGCATCTGGCCTTGGGTTGATTTAGCTAAATTCAACGCAAttccattttcaataattttattttgtaatatttgtattctttcaaacctttataaaagaaaacaaaaattaaacacaGCAGTTGCTCCGCAGGGGATAAAAAAGAGCAAGGTCCAATCTCTTACAATAACCCTCATTGCATTGAATACCACTTTTCTCATTTCAAGTACCCCGGTCTCCATTTATCTTGCTTTTTACGAAACATTTTCTGCTGACACTTCAAGCTACACAACTGCCCGTCTCGTTTTGGCATGGGCTATCACAAATCTAGTCATGTTTATGAACAACACGATAAACTTCCTGCTTTACTGTGTTGGCGGAGAAAACTTCAGACGAGAGTGTCGACGTCTCCTCACACGTCTGAAAGGTCAACCAGGGTCAGAAGCAACTGTAATGCAATCCACCCTCGTCGAAAATTAG
- the LOC105349055 gene encoding uncharacterized protein encodes MNSKALFVFTLVLGVQVFGVFGDDHTIATSVCVGLAPERTYTAAIPRDCNSRQSCNEICRSVADMDVVNDASKPRPECIDALHIYADRGTKNTANTKWVNTWRYGSKGCRATHCGPNFCCCSQ; translated from the exons ATGAACTCAAAAGCTTTATTTGTGTTCACATTAG TACTAGGAGTTCAGGTCTTTGGAGTATTTGGCGATGATCATACAATTGCAACATCTGTATGCGTTGGGCTGGCTCCAGAGAGAACATACACTGCCGCTATTCCTCGGGACTGTAACAGCAGGCAGTCGTGTAATGAAATATGTCGTTCTGTCGCCGACATGGATGTAGTAAATGACGCCTCAAAACC TCGACCAGAATGCATCGATGCCCTTCATATCTATGCTGATCGTGGAACCAAGAACACAGCTAATACTAAATGGGTCAACACATGGAGATACGGATCTAAGGGATGCAGGGCCACTCACTGTGGGCCCAACTTCTGCTGCTGTTCCCAGTAG